GACACGGCGATCGCGTACAGCACGAGCGCGGTGCCGTCGTTCGTCAGGCTCTCGGCCTTCAGCTTCATAAAGCTGCGCCGCGGCAGCAGCCTTCCCAGCGCCGCGACGGCCGTGGCGTCGGGCGGGGCCACGGCAGCCCCCAGGATCAGGGCGATCTCCCAGGGCAGGCCGAACAGCACGGCCACCCCTGCCACGGCGAAGGCGGAGGCGACCACCAGCAGCGTGCTCATCGGCAGGATGTAGCGGAAGTCGCGCCGGATCGAACGCAGTGAGGTGGTCAGGCTCTCCCAGAACAGCATCACCGGCAGGAACAGCAGCAGCACCGTCTCGGGCGGCAGTTGCACCTCGCGCAGCGCAGGCACGAAACCCAGCAGCAGCCCGAAGACGACCAGCACCAACGGCAGCGCGACGCGCACCCGGGGCGCCAGCATCGTCCCGATCAGAATCGTCAGTCCCAGCAGGACCGTGATCTCCAGACCTTCCATGCACCCACCTCCGTCTGTCCCTCACCGTGCAGCAGCACGCGCTCAAGGCACAGCACCCGCCACGCACACGGTATTCCCGAGACGTCCCGCACAAAAGGGGCTGTGCTGCCGTGACCGGTCAGATCCAGCCCTTGTCCTGCGCGATCCGCACCGCCTGCGCCCGATTCGCGGCGCCGGTCTTGCCGATGACCGCCGACAGATGGTTGCGCACCGTCCCGGCCGAGAGGAAGACCTCGGATGCGATGGCCGCGGCCGAGCGCCCGTCCACCGCAAGCCTCAGCACCTGCCGCTCGCGCTCGCTGAGCGGGTTGGCTCCCTCGAACAGGCTCTCCTCGGCGAGGGCCGAGTCGACCACCCGCAGTCCCGAGTGCACCCGGCGCACGGCATCCGCGAGCTCCTCGGCGGGGGCGTCCTTCGCCATGAAGCCGGCCGCGCCGGCATCCAGGGCCGAACGCAGGTAGCCGGGCCGGGCGAACGTCGTCACGACCAGCACCCGCGTGCCAGGGCTCGCCTGCCGCAGCCGGCGAGTCGCCTCGATGCCGTCCAGATCCGGCATCTGGATGTCCATCAGGCAGACGTCGGGGGTCAGCTCCTGCACCAGTCGCACCGCTTCGGCGCCGTCGGCCGCCACCCCGGCGACCTCGATGTCATCCTCCAGTGCGAGCAGTGCGGCGAGCGCGCCGCGCACGAGCGCCTGGTCGTCGGCGATCACGATCCGGATGCTCACCACGTCACCTCCACCCGCGTGCCGCCCCCTGATGGGCTCGTCAACCGGAAGTGGGCGCCCGCGGCCGCGGCGCGCTCGCGCATCCCGCGAACGCCGTTGCCCTCCGCGTCGCCGGCGCCGCACCCGTCGTCCTGCACGGCCAGCAGACCCGGTCGCAGCGAGACCGCCACAGTGGACGCCTCGGCGTGGCGCAGGATGTTGGTGGTCGCCTCACGCAGAATCCAGCTCGCGGTCAGCCCCTGCGCCGGGGAGAGCACCCCGGCTCGCCGTCCACGACCGGACTGATGCCCGCCGACCGCAACGCGTCGGTGCTCGCTGCGAGCTGCTCGGTGAGGGAGGCGGCTCTCGCGCCCGCCACGGTGCTGCGCACCCCGCTGATCGCCTCGGCGGCCAGCGCCTCGATGTCGGCCAGCTCCGCGCGGGCGCGCTCCGGATCGGAATCGATCAGGCGGCGTGCCAGCTGCGCCTTCATGCGGACCACGGTGAGGGAATGCCCGATCAGATCGTGCACATCGCGCGCGAGCGCCTCACGTCCCTCGCTGGTCGCCAGTTCCAGGCTGAGCCGCTCGGCGTCGGCAGAGCGGATGATCAGCCAGGTCGAGACGGTGTTCACGACGCCGAGCAGCCCGACGATCGCCAGAATCGAGAGGTAGTCCAGGCCGCCCGGCAGCAGGAAGACCCACAGGGCGGTCACGATCACGGCGCCGATGGTGGTGGCCCAATGCGCGATTCTGGTGAGTCCGTACGACGCGAACGACATGATGAACGGCAGAAAGCTCAGTGCCGAGCCGCTCTCTGCGGGGATGGATGCCAGCGCACACAGGATGAGTCCGCCGAAGAACGCCCACTGCCCGGCATCCGGTCTGCGCCCCAGCCCGCCGGCACCGGCCACGCCGCGCATGAAGCCGACCACGTACAGCAGCACGAAGACCGCCAGCGCCGTCCAGCCGATGACGATCCACGGGAGAGGGCCGCGCTGTCCAGCAGCGCGAGCACCGGGTACACCAGGAAGACCAGCCAGATCACGGCCATCAGCCAGCCGAAGCGGTCCCAGTGATTCTTCCGCGCCGGGCGCGGCCGTGCCATCCAGGTGGCGGGCACGGATCCGGCGGCGGGCCGGTCCTGCTGTGCAGTCCGATCCGCCGCCGTGCCGTCGCCATCGTGGGTCGTCATGAATCCAACCTACTGATCGGTCACTGGCGGGTGCGCGAGCGGCGCACGCCGGCGACCACGAGCACGATGAAGACGGTCACCCAGACTGCCACGTTCAGCAGCACCATCCACAGCGGGTCGGTCTGCCCGGTGGTGAGGGTCCCGTCGGTGAGCGGCCAGCGCGACAGGGCCGCGAAGCCGTACAGCGGGGTGAAGCGGGCGACGTCGAGCATGATGCCGTCCAGCGGCATGAACACGTTTCCGAAGAAGGCGAAGAACGTCATCGAGATCGACGCGAGCGCAGCCGCCGAGTCGGCGTTGAAGAACAGGCCGACACCCAGCCCGAACAGCCCGAACATCAGCCCCAGGCCGAGGATGATCCCCGCCGCGGCGAACCAGCGCCAGAGGTCGTCGGCCTGTGCCCCGGTGATCATGCCGGCGACGAAGACGACGATCAGCGCGAGCGAGGCGAACGTCACCGCCGTGATCAGCTTGGTCATCGCGTACCCGACGGTGCTCAGCGGAGTCATCGCCAGCTGGCGGCCCCACCCCTGCTTCGACTCGGTGGCGGCGAGCGAGGTCAGCGAGCTCATCGCCACCGCGGTTCCGTAGGCGGCCATCGAGACCATCACGTAGAAGGACACATTGCCGTGCCCGGCCGACATCGTGCCGTAGGAGGCGCTGGCGCCGAAGATCACGTACATCAGCACCGGCATGGCCAGGGTGAAGGCCAGCGTGTACGGGTTGCGCAGCTGGCGCACGCCCTCGATGCGCAGCATGGTCAGCGAGATCCCGCGGCGTCGGGGCTGTGCGACCCGGCCTGCGGAAGCCGGGGCGAGCGGGGCGGATGTGGGGGTCGTGGTGGTCATAATCAGTCCTCCGTCAGTGCGGTGAAGGCGGTTTCGAGGGTGGGGGCGGCGATCTCCAGATCGCGGGCGCCGGCCTGCAGAAGGGCCGCGGCAACGGCATCCGAGTCCGCGGCACGCAGCGTGAGCCGACCGGCGTCCACGCGAAGCTCTGCGACGTCGCTGCGGGTGCGCAGGTCGTCGGCGATGCGGGAATCACCGTCCGGCAGGGTCGCGGCGACCGTGCGGGCGCCGAGTCCGGCGCGCAGCTGCGCCGTGGGTGCGTCGGCGACGATCCGGCCGTGGTTCATCACGACCGTGCGGCGGGCGAACTGCTCGGCCTCCTCCAGGTAGTGCGTGGCGAAGATGATGGTGCGGCCGGCATCGGCGTCCGCCCGCATGACGTCCCAGAAGTGCCGGCGGGCCGTGACGTCCATGCCTGCGGTGGGCTCGTCGAGCACGAGGATGTCGGGATCGGCGACCAGGGCGAGCGCGAACTTGATGCGCTGCTGCTCACCGCCTGAGCATTTCGACACCCTGCGGCGCGCGATGGCGTCCAGGTCGGTGCGAGCCAGCACCTCGGGGACGCGAGCCAGAGCGGCCGCGCCGTGCAGCGAGGCGATCAGGCTCACCGTCTCGCCGACCGTCAGGTCCGAAAGCAGGCCGCCGGTCTGCAGCACCGCCGCGATCGCACCGTCGGCGGTCGCGCGGGACGGACGGCCGCCGAGAACCTGCACCGTGCCCTCGTCGGGCTCGGTGAGGCCGAGCAGGATGTCGAGCGTCGTGGTCTTTCCGGCGCCGTTGGGGCCGAGCAGGGCGACGATCTCGCCGCGGCGGATCGCCAGATCGACGCCGTCGACGGCCTGCACGCGTCGCTCGCCCGATCCGAAGCCCTGGCGCACGCCGCTCAGCGCGATGACGACGTCATGCTGGGTCGTGCCCTGAGTCGTGGATGCGGGGATGGTCCGCCTCTGCGGAGCTGCTGTCGTTTGCATGATTCCAGCGTCGCACGCCGGAGCCGCGGACGCCGGAGGGCGATGTCACGAGGTCGACGTGACAGTTGTCACGCCGCAGCCGCTTTCGAATCGCGCAAATGGTGCGATATCCGGGCAGAATGGCGCAATTTGAGCGATTCGAACGTGTCAGGATGCCGGCAGCAGGTTCCCCTCGAAGAACGCCGCCAGCTCGTCCACGTCGTCCAGCGGCAGAATCGCGGCCACGTACTGGTCGGGGCGCACCACGACGACCACACCGTCCCGCGAGAGCTCGCGCGCCTCGAAGATGTCGTCGTGACACCAGACCGTGGGCGCCGCCGAGTAGATCTTCTCCCAGTCCGTCAGCCCGTAGGGGCCGGTCTGCGGCCGGAACAGTGCGGGAGCGTCGGTGAACTCCCGCTCGTCGAAGCGCTGCTGATAGATGGCCTTCACGTCGAAGACCGCGTCCACGTCGCCGTCTTTCGGCGTGTACCGGGCGAACAGCGGCTCGACGGACTCGGCCCATGACGACAGCTTCACTGCATCCGCGTCGGCGAAGGCGTACACCCGCCAGCGCCCGTCGGCCTTCGCGTGGTGACCGAGGTGCACGACGTTGCCGTCGCCGACCCGGGTGACCTCGGCGGACTTGAAACGCTTGCCGAGCGGGAAGCCCGCCGCGAGCTCCTGCCGGGAGGAGCCGTCGATGATCATCGAAGGCCCGTACTGCGTCATGAAGCCGGAGGGGAACTCAGCCGTCGCCAGGTAGTAGGTCGCGAGATCCTGCGGGTCCGAGATCTCCTCGGGCTTGCGCGCCATCAGGCTGGACCACTCCCGGTCGAAGTCGATCAGCTGCTGGGCGACTGGACGACGTTCGGCCGCGTAGGTCGACAGCAGCTCCTGCGGCGCACGCCCGGTGAGCACGTGACCGAGCTTCCAGCCCAGGTTGAAGCCGTCCTGCATCGACACGTTCATGCCCTGGCCGGCCTTCGCGCTGTGCGTGTGGCAGGCGTCTCCGGTGAGGAAGACCCGCGGATGCCGGTCGGCATCCAGCGCGTCGTCGAAGCCGTCGGTCACCCGGTGCCCGACCTCGTAGACGCTGTGCCAGGCGACCTCCTTCACATCGATCGCGTAGGGATGCAGGATCTCGTTGGCGCGGCGGATGACGGTCTCCAGCGGAGTGCTTCTGACCTGGTGGTTGTCGCCCTCCGCGACCTCGCCGAGATCGATGTACATCCGGCTGAGGTAGCCGCCCTCGCGAGGGATGTGCAGGATGTTGCCCGCCTCGGCGTTGATCGCGCATTTGATGCGCCAGTCCGGGAAATCGGTGTTGACCAGCGCATCCATCACGCCCCAGGCGTGCGCGGCCATCACGCCGACGTGCTTGCGGCCGATGGCCTCGCGCACGCCGCTGCGGGCGCCGTCGCAGCCGGCGACGTATTTCGCCCGGATCGTGCGCTCGGTCCCATGATCGTTCACTCGCACCTCGACCGGGTGCTCGCCCGTCTCGTGCACGGTGAGCCCGGTGAACTCCACGCCGTAGTCCGGGACGATGCGTCCGGGCCCGTTCAGCGCCGCCTCGGCGAAGTAGTCCAGCACGCGCGCCTGGTTCACGATCAGGTGCGGGAACTCGCTGATCTTCAGCCCGTAGTCCTCGGTGCGCGAGGTGCGGACGATGTTCTCCGGATGCTCGGGGTCGGGCCCCAGAAGTTCATCCAGCCGATGTTGTACGCCTCGGCGACGATGCGCGGCGCAAAGCCGAATGCCTGGAACGTCTCGACGCTGCGCGGCTGGATGCCGTCGGCCTGGCCCAGCACGAGGCGGCCATCCCGCTTCTCGATGATGCGGGTGACCACGCTCGGGAACTGCGACATCTGCGCGGCCAGCAGCATGCCGGCGGGGCCGGACCCGACGATGAGCACATCGACCTCGTCGGGCAGGTCGTCGGGACGGTCCAGACCGGTGCCCTCAGCGGGGAGCACCCGCGGGTCGTGGGAGACGTAGCCGTGGTGGTGGAACTGCATTGTCGGGTCCTTCGCTGAACGTCGTCGGGTACTGAGCTGGTGTCGTTCTCTCTCTGGCTGTATTCTCCTAGGCCTTCGACGCCCCGTGGATCGGACTCTTCGCCTGCTCCTCCTCGTGCTCGGGCCCCAGTGGAATGCCGGTGCGATCGCGCAGCAGCAGCGTGGCGATCAGACCGATCACGGTCATGCCGGCCAGATACCAGGTGATCCCCGTCGTCGACCGGGTCGACTGGAAGATCGCCTGCGCGATCATCGGCGAGAATGCGCCACCCACGATGGCTCCGATGGCGTACGAGATCGAGACTCCCGAGAAGCGGATGGATGCCGGGAACAACTCTGCGTACAGCGCGGCCTGCGGCCCGTAAGTGAACCCGAGACCGATCGTGAGGATCACCAGCGCCGCGGTCAGCGACGCGAGGGTTCCGAGGTTGGTCAGGAAGAACAGCAGGAACACGCCCACCAGCTGCAGCACCCAGCCGATGATGTACGTCGTGCGCCGACCGAGCTTGTCGGAGATCCACCCGCCGAACCAGGTGAAGAACAGCCAGGTCACGCCCGAGAGCGCCACCACCCAGAACACCGCCCCGGTGTCGAGTGCGATCGGCCCCTTCGGGTCGGTGGCGTAGTGCTGCACGTAACCGCCGGTGGTCATGTAGCCGACAGCGTTGTTGCCGGCGAACACGAGCGCCGCCACGATCACCAGCGGCAGGTGGTGACGCAGCAGCTGCACGATCGGCATCCGCGTCTCCTTCTTGCGCTCGGCGATCTCGGTGAACACCGGACTCTCAGACACGCGCCGGCGCACCCAGTAGCCGACGACGATCAGCACCACCGACAGCAGGAACGGGATGCGCCAGCCCCACTGCCCGAACGGCGTGTCGGCCAGGGCGACGTCGGAGCCGGGCTTCGGCCCGGGGAAGATCATCTCGGTCAGCGCGAGCACCATGGATGCCAGCAGCAGGCCGATCGGCACGCCGATCTGCGGGGATGCCCCGAACAGTCCGCGCTTGTGCTTGGGGGCGTGCTCCACGGCCATCAGCACCGCGCCGCCCCATTCGCCGCCGGCCGAGATGCCCTGGATGACGCGCAGCAGGATCAGCAGGATGGGGGCCCAGACGCCGAGGAGCGCATGCGTGGGCAGCACGCCGACCAGCGTGGTCGCCGCGCCCATCAGCAGCAGGGTGATCACGAGCATCGGGCGTCGCCCGATCTTGTCGCCGAAGTGGCCGGCGAGGAAGGCGCCCAGCGGGCGGAACAGGAAGCTCACCCCGACGCTGAAGAACGACACGATCTGTGCGAACTCCTCGCCCATCGGCTCGAAGAACAGCGCGGCGAACACCGTCGCCGCAGCGAACGCGTAGATGAAGAAGTCGTACCACTCCACCGTGGTGCCGACAACGGTGGCGATGACGACGCGGCGGCGATCCGCCGGCTTTGCAATGGTTCCGGTGGGTGTGAACCCATCGTGTGTCTGCCCGCTCATGTCTCTCTCCTTCGAGGTGACCGATCTGCGTGGTCGGCGTCTCTTGCACGTCGACGAGGTGATGATATACGATTTCAAATACAACGCACAAGGGCATGCCGGTGCGCAATGCGAGGAGGCGCTTCAATGACGACGATCACCCGCCCAGGCAAGATCATCGCGATCCACCTGAACTACCTCTCGCGCGCCGAGCAGCGCGGACGCCGCCCCTCGGCCCCCTCCTACTTCTTCAAGCCGGCCAGCTCCGTCGGCGTCAGCGGCGGCACCGTCGAGCGCCCGGCCGGAACCGAGCTGCTCGCCTTCGAGGGCGAGATCGCACTGATCATCGGCACGAGCGCCCGTCGAGTCTCCACAGCGGATGCGTGGTCGCATGTGGCGTCGATCACGGCAGCCAACGACCTCGGCCTGTACGACCTGCGCGCCAACGACAAGGGCTCGAACGTGCGCTCCAAGGGCGGCGACGGCTACACGCCGCTCGGCCCGGAGCTGATCGACGCGGCATCCATCGACCCCGCCGGGCTGCGCGTGCGCGCCTGGGTCAACGGCGAGCTGCGCCAGGACGACAACACGACCGGCCTGCTGTTCCCCCTCCCCCAGGTGATCGCCGACCTCTCCCAACACTTCACGCTCGAGCCGGGGGACGTGATCCTGGCCGGCACGCCCGCCGGGTCGTCGGTGATCGTGCCCGGCGACGTCGTGGAGATCGAGGTGGACGCCCCGGATGCCGAGGGTGCCCCATCATCGGGCCGCCTGGTCACCACGGTGACCCAGGGCGAGATCCCCTTCGACGAGTCACTCGGGTCGCTCCCCGCTGTGGACGACCTGCAGCGTGCGGAGGCCTGGGGATCACGGGAGGCGGCCGGCCTGCCCGCCGAGGACGAGACCACGGCATCCGCCCTCTTCCCCACGCTGCGCGCCAAGCTCGAGGCCGCGCCCACCGCCGGGCTGTCCAGCCAGCTGCGCAAGCGCGGCCTGCACGCCTGCTTCATCGACGGCGTCTCGGCCAACATCGCCGGCACCAAGATCGTCGGCACGGCCAGGACGCTGCGCTTCATCCCCGTCCGCGAGGACCTCTTCGCCGGCCACGGCGGCGGCTACAACGCGCAGAAGCGCGTCTTCGACGCCGTCGAAGAGGGTGAGATCATCGTCATCGAGGCGCGCGGAGACGCCGGCACCGGCACGCTCGGCGACATCCTCGCGCTGCGGGCGAAGACCCGCGGAGCCGCCGGCATCGTCACCGACGGCGGCGTGCGCGACTTCGACGCGGTCGCCGAGATCGGGCTGCCGGTGTTCTCGAAGGGCGCACACCCCTCCGTGCTGGGACGGCGGCACGTGCCGTGGGAGTTCGACGTCACGATCGGCTGCGGCGGAGCCGCCGTGCAGCCCGGCGACGTGATCGTCGGCGACGGCGACGGCGTGATCGTCATCCCCGCCGGCATCGCCGAAGAGGTCGCCGACGCGGCCCTGGCGCAGGAGGATCAGGATGCCTGGATCGCCGAGCAGGTGGCTGCCGGGCATCCGATCGACGGCCTGTTCCCCATGAACGCCGAGTGGCGAGCGAAGTTCGACGCGCAGCATTCTGCGAAGCAGGGCGGTCAGCCATGACCACCGTGATCCACACCGGCAGCAAGTCCGAGCAGGCCTACGACTGGATCCGCACGCACATCACCTCGCACACCTTCGGGCCCGGCTACCGACTGGTGCTCGGCACGATCGCCGACGAACTCGACATGAGCGTCGTCCCGGTGCGCGAGGCCATCCGACGTCTCGAGGCGGAAGGGCTGGTGACGTTCGAGCGCAACGTCGGCGCCCGTGTGTCTCTGGTGGACGAGAGCGAATATGCGAACACCATGCAGACGCTTGGGCTGGTCGAGGGCCTGGCCACCGCGCTGTCGGCTCCGCTGCTGGATGCCGAGACCCTCGCCCGCGCCGAGCAGGTCAACGACCGGATGAGGCAGCTGCTCGGGCACTTCGACGCGCACATGTTCACGAAGCTGAACCAGGACTTCCACTCGCTGCTCTACGAGACGTGCCCGAATCCACACGTCCTCGACCTGGTGCACCGCGGGTGGGCGCGGCTCTCCGGCATCCGCGATACCAGCTTCGCGTTCGTCCCCGGGCGTGCACACCATTCCGTCGAAGAGCACGCCCAGATCCTCGAGCTGATCCACAACGGTGCAGAGCCCCTTCAGATCGAGCTCGCCGCACGACACCACCGCTGGCGCACCATGGACGCATTCCTGGCTGCGCGGCATTCGCACACCAGTGAAGAAGGACGATGATGACCGACGTGTACATCCCGGCGGATCTGCCGGAGAGCATCCAGCACTACATCGACGGCGAGTTCGTCGATTCCGCCGACGGCGGTACCTTCGAGGTGCTCAACCCCGTCACCAACGAGACCTACGTGCGCGCCGCGGCCGGCAAGCAGGCCGACATCGACCGCGCGGTCGCCGCCGCCCGCCGTGCGTTCACCGAGGGCCCGTGGCCACGGATGCTGCCGCGCGAGCGCTCGCGGGTGCTGCACCGCATCGCCGACATCGTCGAGTCGCGCGACGCGCGCCTGGCGGAGCTGGAATCCTTCGACTCCGGCCTGCCGATCACCCAGGCGCTCGGCCAGGCGCGCCGCGCCGCCGAGAACTTCCGCTTCTTCGCCGACCTGATCGTCGCCCAGGCCGATGACGCCTTCAAGGTGCCCGGCAGGCAGCTCAACTACGTCAACCGCAAGCCGATCGGCGTCGCCGGGCTCATCACGCCCTGGAACACGCCGTTCATGCTGGAGTCCTGGAAGCTCGGCCCGGCTCTGGCCACGGGCAACACCGTCGTGCTCAAGCCCGCCGAGTTCACTCCCCTGTCGGCATCGCTGTGGGCCGGGATCTTCGAGGAGGCGGGGCTGCCCAAGGGCGTGTTCAACCTCGTCAACGGGCTCGGCGAAGAGGCCGGAGACGCCCTGGTGAAGCATCCGGACGTCCCCCTGATCTCGTTCACCGGCGAGAGCAGCACCGGGCAGCTGATCTTCGCCAACGCCGCCCCGTTCCTGAAGGGACTGTCGATGGAGCTGGGCGGCAAGAGCCCGGCTGTGGTGTTCGCCGACGCCGATCTGGAGACGGCGATCGATGCCTGCATCTTCGGGGTGTTCTCTCTGAACGGCGAGCGCTGCACGGCAGGATCGCGTGTGCTCGTGCAGCGGGAGATCTACGACGAGTTCGTCGAGCGCTTCGCCGCGCAGACCGCGCGGGTCAAGGTCGGGCACCCCCACGACCCCACCACCGAGGTCGGGGCCCTCGTGCATCCGGAGCACTACGAGAAGGTGATGAGCTACGTCGAGCTCGGCAGGAGCGAGGGCCGGCTGATCGCCGGCGGCGGACGCCCCGAGGGCTTCCCGACCGGCAACTACGTCGCACCGACCGCGTTCGCCGACGTGTCGCCGGATGCCCGCATCTTCCAGGAGGAGATCTTCGGCCCGGTCGTCGCGATCACCCCGTTCGACACCGAGGAGGAGGCGCTGGCCCTGGCGAACAACACCAGGTACGGCCTGGCCGCCTACATCTGGACCAACGACCTCAAGCGCGCACACAACTTCGCCCAGTCGGTCGAGGCGGGCATGGTGTGGCTGAACTCGAACAACGTGCGCGACCTGCGCACGCCGTTCGGCGGAGTGAAGGCCTCCGGTCTCGGACATGAGGGCGGTTACCGCTCGATCGACTTCTACACCGACCAGCAGAGTGTGCACATCACCCTCGGCGAGCCGCACAACCCCGCGTTCGGCAAGCAGAACCTCGACGACCCCGACCCGCGCTGACCCACCCCGCTTCTCGCACAAGGCAAGGACGCTGACATGACCCACCGCGATGAAATGACCCTCACCTCCTCCGGCTTCTACGTGAGCCAGGAGGCGCCGATCCGCTCGGACAACCCGATCGCCGCCCCGCAGGCGTCCCCGCCCGACATCCTGCGCTGCGCGTACATGGAGCTGGTCGTCACCGACCTTGCGGCATCCCGGGAGTTCTACGTCGACATCCTGGGCCTGTACGTGACCGAGGAGGACGACCAGGCGATCTACCTGCGCTCGACCGAGGAGTTCATCCACCACAACCTCGTCCTGCGCAAGGGCCCGGTCGCCGCGGTCGCCGCGTTCTCGTACCGGGTGCGCTCCGCAGAGGATCTGGACAAGGCTGTGGCCTTCTACACCGAGCTCGGCTGCGATGTGCGACGCAACCCCGACGGCTTCGTCAAGGGCATCGGCGACTCGGTGCGCGTAGTCGACCCGCTCGGCTTCCCGTACGAGTTCTTCTTCGCCACCACGCACGTCGAGCGCCTGTCGTGGCGCTACGACCTGCACACGCCGGGCGAGCTGGTGCGGCTGGATCACTTCAACCAGGTGACCCCCGACGTGCCGCGCGCGGTGAACTTCATGCAGACCCTCGGGTTCCGTGTGACCGAGGACATCCAGGACGAGGGTGGCACCGTGTACGCCGCCTGGATGCGCCGCAAGCCGACCGTGCACGACACCGCCATGACCGGCGGCGACGGACCGCGCATGCATCACGTCGCGTTCGCGACGCACGAGAAGCACAACATCCTCGCGATCTGCGACATCCTGGGTGCGCGGCGGCACTCGGATGCCATCGAGCGCGGACCGGGCCGGCATGGCGTCAGCAACGCGTTCTACCTCTATCTGCGCGACCCCGACGGGCACCGGGTGGAGATCTACACGCAGGACTACTACACCGGCGACCCCGACAACCCGGTGATCACCTGGGATGTGCACGACAACCAGCGCCGCGACTGGTGGGGTAACCCGGTGGTGCCCAGCTGGTACACGGACGCCTCGCTCGTGCTCGATCTGGACGGCAACCCGCAGCCGGTGCACGCGCGCACGGATGCCAGCGAGATGGCCGTCACGATCGGCGCCGACGGGTTCAGCTACACCCGGCCCCTCGACGAGACCCCGATGCCGGAGTGGAAGCAGGGCGAATACAAGCTGGGCCACCAGCTGTGACCCCGACAGCCCGTCTATTTGTGCGTAACGCGCGCTTTCGAGGCGTTTTCCATGCATTCGACACAAATAGACGGGCTTGGAACGAGGACTGACGGATGCTTACATCTGAGACCATCGCGGCGCTCGCCGCCGAGCTCGCCGAGGCCGAGCGCACCCGCAGCGTGATCCCGCGCATCACCGCGCGGTATCCGGATGCCACCGTCGAGGACTCGTACGCGATACAGGGCGTGTGGCGCGACTCGCAGCTCGCCGCCGGCCGCACGCTGGTCGGCCGCAAGATCGGCCTGACCTCGAAGGCCATGCAGCAGGCGACCGGGATCACCGAGCCCGACTACGGCGTCATGTTCGACGACACCGTGCACCACTCGGGCGCCGAGATCCCGTACGACCACTTCTCGAACGTGCGTATCGAGGTCGAGCTGGCGTTCGTGCTCGCCCGGCCTCTGGAAGGTCCGGACTGCACCCTCGACGATGCGCTC
Above is a window of Microbacterium suwonense DNA encoding:
- a CDS encoding MFS transporter, giving the protein MSGQTHDGFTPTGTIAKPADRRRVVIATVVGTTVEWYDFFIYAFAAATVFAALFFEPMGEEFAQIVSFFSVGVSFLFRPLGAFLAGHFGDKIGRRPMLVITLLLMGAATTLVGVLPTHALLGVWAPILLILLRVIQGISAGGEWGGAVLMAVEHAPKHKRGLFGASPQIGVPIGLLLASMVLALTEMIFPGPKPGSDVALADTPFGQWGWRIPFLLSVVLIVVGYWVRRRVSESPVFTEIAERKKETRMPIVQLLRHHLPLVIVAALVFAGNNAVGYMTTGGYVQHYATDPKGPIALDTGAVFWVVALSGVTWLFFTWFGGWISDKLGRRTTYIIGWVLQLVGVFLLFFLTNLGTLASLTAALVILTIGLGFTYGPQAALYAELFPASIRFSGVSISYAIGAIVGGAFSPMIAQAIFQSTRSTTGITWYLAGMTVIGLIATLLLRDRTGIPLGPEHEEEQAKSPIHGASKA
- a CDS encoding response regulator transcription factor, giving the protein MSIRIVIADDQALVRGALAALLALEDDIEVAGVAADGAEAVRLVQELTPDVCLMDIQMPDLDGIEATRRLRQASPGTRVLVVTTFARPGYLRSALDAGAAGFMAKDAPAEELADAVRRVHSGLRVVDSALAEESLFEGANPLSERERQVLRLAVDGRSAAAIASEVFLSAGTVRNHLSAVIGKTGAANRAQAVRIAQDKGWI
- a CDS encoding GntR family transcriptional regulator — encoded protein: MTTVIHTGSKSEQAYDWIRTHITSHTFGPGYRLVLGTIADELDMSVVPVREAIRRLEAEGLVTFERNVGARVSLVDESEYANTMQTLGLVEGLATALSAPLLDAETLARAEQVNDRMRQLLGHFDAHMFTKLNQDFHSLLYETCPNPHVLDLVHRGWARLSGIRDTSFAFVPGRAHHSVEEHAQILELIHNGAEPLQIELAARHHRWRTMDAFLAARHSHTSEEGR
- a CDS encoding sensor histidine kinase; this encodes MLLYVVGFMRGVAGAGGLGRRPDAGQWAFFGGLILCALASIPAESGSALSFLPFIMSFASYGLTRIAHWATTIGAVIVTALWVFLLPGGLDYLSILAIVGLLGVVNTVSTWLIIRSADAERLSLELATSEGREALARDVHDLIGHSLTVVRMKAQLARRLIDSDPERARAELADIEALAAEAISGVRSTVAGARAASLTEQLAASTDALRSAGISPVVDGEPGCSPRRRG
- a CDS encoding ABC transporter ATP-binding protein, with translation MQTTAAPQRRTIPASTTQGTTQHDVVIALSGVRQGFGSGERRVQAVDGVDLAIRRGEIVALLGPNGAGKTTTLDILLGLTEPDEGTVQVLGGRPSRATADGAIAAVLQTGGLLSDLTVGETVSLIASLHGAAALARVPEVLARTDLDAIARRRVSKCSGGEQQRIKFALALVADPDILVLDEPTAGMDVTARRHFWDVMRADADAGRTIIFATHYLEEAEQFARRTVVMNHGRIVADAPTAQLRAGLGARTVAATLPDGDSRIADDLRTRSDVAELRVDAGRLTLRAADSDAVAAALLQAGARDLEIAAPTLETAFTALTED
- a CDS encoding sensor histidine kinase, translated to MLSPAQGLTASWILREATTNILRHAEASTVAVSLRPGLLAVQDDGCGAGDAEGNGVRGMRERAAAAGAHFRLTSPSGGGTRVEVTW
- a CDS encoding ABC transporter permease, whose product is MTTTTPTSAPLAPASAGRVAQPRRRGISLTMLRIEGVRQLRNPYTLAFTLAMPVLMYVIFGASASYGTMSAGHGNVSFYVMVSMAAYGTAVAMSSLTSLAATESKQGWGRQLAMTPLSTVGYAMTKLITAVTFASLALIVVFVAGMITGAQADDLWRWFAAAGIILGLGLMFGLFGLGVGLFFNADSAAALASISMTFFAFFGNVFMPLDGIMLDVARFTPLYGFAALSRWPLTDGTLTTGQTDPLWMVLLNVAVWVTVFIVLVVAGVRRSRTRQ
- a CDS encoding fumarylacetoacetate hydrolase family protein, with amino-acid sequence MTTITRPGKIIAIHLNYLSRAEQRGRRPSAPSYFFKPASSVGVSGGTVERPAGTELLAFEGEIALIIGTSARRVSTADAWSHVASITAANDLGLYDLRANDKGSNVRSKGGDGYTPLGPELIDAASIDPAGLRVRAWVNGELRQDDNTTGLLFPLPQVIADLSQHFTLEPGDVILAGTPAGSSVIVPGDVVEIEVDAPDAEGAPSSGRLVTTVTQGEIPFDESLGSLPAVDDLQRAEAWGSREAAGLPAEDETTASALFPTLRAKLEAAPTAGLSSQLRKRGLHACFIDGVSANIAGTKIVGTARTLRFIPVREDLFAGHGGGYNAQKRVFDAVEEGEIIVIEARGDAGTGTLGDILALRAKTRGAAGIVTDGGVRDFDAVAEIGLPVFSKGAHPSVLGRRHVPWEFDVTIGCGGAAVQPGDVIVGDGDGVIVIPAGIAEEVADAALAQEDQDAWIAEQVAAGHPIDGLFPMNAEWRAKFDAQHSAKQGGQP